One Dromiciops gliroides isolate mDroGli1 chromosome 3, mDroGli1.pri, whole genome shotgun sequence DNA segment encodes these proteins:
- the NFE2L2 gene encoding nuclear factor erythroid 2-related factor 2 isoform X1 gives MMDLELPPTQQDMNLIDILWRQDIDLGARREVFDFSQRRKEHELEKQKKLEKERQEQLQKEQEKAFLAQLQLDEETGEFLPIQPAQHIEPSTSANYSQAADIPKADSLFFDDCMQLLAETFPFVEEDEVSSATFQSLVPDTIDSNPIFITSNPAQLPGSTVLQSVADSSMQDIEQVWEELLSIPELQCLNIQNDKLAEATIVPSPEAKPTEIDNSYNFYTSLSTMEKEVTSCGPDFLNAFEDSFGNMLPAEDPNQLRMNSLNSNATINTDFCEEFYSTFIAETNINSSMPSPTHISQSLSELLNEPIDISDLSLCKAFNSNHPENTPECNDSDSGISLNTNSSVASPEHSVESSVYGDTPLSLSDSEMEDVDSAPGSILQSSPSTRPAPFQEDVASPVSPTQGPTIPAPDVLQHGSTPKRELPTSPGHQKTPFTKDKHSSRLESHFTRDEMRAKALHIPFPVEKIINLPVDDFNEMMSKEQFNEAQLALIRDIRRRGKNKVAAQNCRKRKLENIVELEQDLDHLKDEKEKLLREKGENDKSLHLLKKQLSTLYLEVFSMLRDENGEPYSPSEYSLQQTRDGNVFLVPKSKKPDIKRN, from the exons GATATGAATTTGATTGACATCCTCTGGAGACAAGATATAGATCTTGGGGCAAGGCGTGAAGTGTTTGACTTCAGTCAAAGGCGGAAAGAGCATgagctggaaaaacaaaagaaacttgaAAAGGAAAGACAAGAACAACTCCAGAAGGAACAAGAGAAGGCCTTTCTGGCCCAACTGCAGCTAGACGAAGAAACGGGTGAATTTCTCCCAATTCAGCCGGCCCAGCACATTGAGCCTAGCACATCTGCCAACTACTCCCAG GCTGCTGACATCCCCAAAGCAGATTCTCTGTTTTTTGATGACTGCATGCAGCTTTTGGCAGAGACATTCCCATTTGTAGAAGAAGATGAG GTTTCTTCAGCCACATTTCAGTCACTTGTTCCAGATACCATTGACAGCAACCCAATCTTCATTACTTCCAATCCAGCTCAGCTCCCTGGATCAACTGTCCTTCAGTCAGTAGCGGACAGCAGTATGCAGGATATAGAGCAAGTGTGGGAGGAGCTCTTGTCCATTCCAGAGTTACAG TGTCTTAACATTCAGAATGACAAGCTGGCTGAGGCTACCATAGTTCCAAGTCCTGAAGCTAAACCAACAGAAATTGACAACAGTTACAACTTCTACACCTCACTCTCAACAATGGAAAAAGAGGTCACTTCCTGCGGTCCAGATTTCCTCAATGCTTTTGAGGACTCCTTTGGCAACATGCTCCCTGCAGAAGACCCTAACCAATTAAGAATGAACTCTTTAAATTCAAATGCCACAATAAACACTGATTTTTGTGAGGAATTTTACTCAACTTTCATAGCAGAAACAAACATAAACAGCAGTATGCCTTCCCCCACCCACATCAGCCAGTCACTCTCAGAACTTTTAAATGAGCCCATTGATATTTCTGACCTTTCACTTTGTAAGGCTTTTAACAGCAACCATCCTGAAAACACACCAGAATGTAATGATTCTGACTCAGGCATTTCTTTGAACACAAACTCCTCCGTGGCCTCACCGGAACACTCGGTAGAGTCTTCTGTGTACGGAGACACGCCGCTCAGCTTGAGTGATTCTGAAATGGAAGATGTCGACAGCGCTCCTGGAAGCATTCTTCAGAGCAGCCCCAGTACACGGCCTGCGCCATTTCAAGAGGACGTGGCCTCTCCAGTGTCTCCCACTCAGGGGCCAACCATTCCAGCACCTGACGTGCTGCAGCATGGAAGCACACCGAAGAGAGAATTGCCTACCAGTCCTGGCCACCAGAAAACCCCATTCACGAAAGACAAGCATTCAAGCCGCCTAGAATCCCATTTCACAAGAGATGAGATGAGAGCAAAAGCTCTTCATATCCCTTTCCCCGTAGAAAAAATTATTAACCTTCCTGTGGATGACTTCAATGAAATGATGTCGAAAGAGCAGTTTAACGAGGCTCAGCTCGCACTTATTCGAGATATTCGGAGGAGGGGCAAAAACAAGGTGGCTGCTCAGAACTGCcggaaaagaaaactggaaaatatagTGGAACTGGAGCAAGATTTGGATCActtaaaagatgaaaaggaaaagctgctcagagaaaaaggagaaaatgataaaAGCCTCCATCTACTGAAAAAGCAGCTCAGTACCTTATATCTCGAAGTCTTTAGCATGCTACGAGATGAAAATGGAGAGCCCTATTCCCCTAGTGAGTATTCCCTGCAGCAAACAAGGGATGGAAATGTATTCCTTGTTCCCAAAAGCAAGAAACCTGACATTAAGAGAAATTAG
- the NFE2L2 gene encoding nuclear factor erythroid 2-related factor 2 isoform X2, translating to MNLIDILWRQDIDLGARREVFDFSQRRKEHELEKQKKLEKERQEQLQKEQEKAFLAQLQLDEETGEFLPIQPAQHIEPSTSANYSQAADIPKADSLFFDDCMQLLAETFPFVEEDEVSSATFQSLVPDTIDSNPIFITSNPAQLPGSTVLQSVADSSMQDIEQVWEELLSIPELQCLNIQNDKLAEATIVPSPEAKPTEIDNSYNFYTSLSTMEKEVTSCGPDFLNAFEDSFGNMLPAEDPNQLRMNSLNSNATINTDFCEEFYSTFIAETNINSSMPSPTHISQSLSELLNEPIDISDLSLCKAFNSNHPENTPECNDSDSGISLNTNSSVASPEHSVESSVYGDTPLSLSDSEMEDVDSAPGSILQSSPSTRPAPFQEDVASPVSPTQGPTIPAPDVLQHGSTPKRELPTSPGHQKTPFTKDKHSSRLESHFTRDEMRAKALHIPFPVEKIINLPVDDFNEMMSKEQFNEAQLALIRDIRRRGKNKVAAQNCRKRKLENIVELEQDLDHLKDEKEKLLREKGENDKSLHLLKKQLSTLYLEVFSMLRDENGEPYSPSEYSLQQTRDGNVFLVPKSKKPDIKRN from the exons ATGAATTTGATTGACATCCTCTGGAGACAAGATATAGATCTTGGGGCAAGGCGTGAAGTGTTTGACTTCAGTCAAAGGCGGAAAGAGCATgagctggaaaaacaaaagaaacttgaAAAGGAAAGACAAGAACAACTCCAGAAGGAACAAGAGAAGGCCTTTCTGGCCCAACTGCAGCTAGACGAAGAAACGGGTGAATTTCTCCCAATTCAGCCGGCCCAGCACATTGAGCCTAGCACATCTGCCAACTACTCCCAG GCTGCTGACATCCCCAAAGCAGATTCTCTGTTTTTTGATGACTGCATGCAGCTTTTGGCAGAGACATTCCCATTTGTAGAAGAAGATGAG GTTTCTTCAGCCACATTTCAGTCACTTGTTCCAGATACCATTGACAGCAACCCAATCTTCATTACTTCCAATCCAGCTCAGCTCCCTGGATCAACTGTCCTTCAGTCAGTAGCGGACAGCAGTATGCAGGATATAGAGCAAGTGTGGGAGGAGCTCTTGTCCATTCCAGAGTTACAG TGTCTTAACATTCAGAATGACAAGCTGGCTGAGGCTACCATAGTTCCAAGTCCTGAAGCTAAACCAACAGAAATTGACAACAGTTACAACTTCTACACCTCACTCTCAACAATGGAAAAAGAGGTCACTTCCTGCGGTCCAGATTTCCTCAATGCTTTTGAGGACTCCTTTGGCAACATGCTCCCTGCAGAAGACCCTAACCAATTAAGAATGAACTCTTTAAATTCAAATGCCACAATAAACACTGATTTTTGTGAGGAATTTTACTCAACTTTCATAGCAGAAACAAACATAAACAGCAGTATGCCTTCCCCCACCCACATCAGCCAGTCACTCTCAGAACTTTTAAATGAGCCCATTGATATTTCTGACCTTTCACTTTGTAAGGCTTTTAACAGCAACCATCCTGAAAACACACCAGAATGTAATGATTCTGACTCAGGCATTTCTTTGAACACAAACTCCTCCGTGGCCTCACCGGAACACTCGGTAGAGTCTTCTGTGTACGGAGACACGCCGCTCAGCTTGAGTGATTCTGAAATGGAAGATGTCGACAGCGCTCCTGGAAGCATTCTTCAGAGCAGCCCCAGTACACGGCCTGCGCCATTTCAAGAGGACGTGGCCTCTCCAGTGTCTCCCACTCAGGGGCCAACCATTCCAGCACCTGACGTGCTGCAGCATGGAAGCACACCGAAGAGAGAATTGCCTACCAGTCCTGGCCACCAGAAAACCCCATTCACGAAAGACAAGCATTCAAGCCGCCTAGAATCCCATTTCACAAGAGATGAGATGAGAGCAAAAGCTCTTCATATCCCTTTCCCCGTAGAAAAAATTATTAACCTTCCTGTGGATGACTTCAATGAAATGATGTCGAAAGAGCAGTTTAACGAGGCTCAGCTCGCACTTATTCGAGATATTCGGAGGAGGGGCAAAAACAAGGTGGCTGCTCAGAACTGCcggaaaagaaaactggaaaatatagTGGAACTGGAGCAAGATTTGGATCActtaaaagatgaaaaggaaaagctgctcagagaaaaaggagaaaatgataaaAGCCTCCATCTACTGAAAAAGCAGCTCAGTACCTTATATCTCGAAGTCTTTAGCATGCTACGAGATGAAAATGGAGAGCCCTATTCCCCTAGTGAGTATTCCCTGCAGCAAACAAGGGATGGAAATGTATTCCTTGTTCCCAAAAGCAAGAAACCTGACATTAAGAGAAATTAG